One Symphalangus syndactylus isolate Jambi chromosome 10, NHGRI_mSymSyn1-v2.1_pri, whole genome shotgun sequence genomic region harbors:
- the EIF4EBP1 gene encoding eukaryotic translation initiation factor 4E-binding protein 1, whose translation MSGGSSCSQTPSRAIPATRRVVLGDGVQLPPGDYSTTPGGTLFSTTPGGTRIIYDRKFLMECRNSPVTKTPPRDLPTIPGVTSPSSDEPPTEASQSHLRNSPEDKRAGGEESQFEMDI comes from the exons ATGTCCGGGGGCAGCAGCTGCAGCCAGACCCCAAGCCGGGCCATCCCCGCCACTCGCCGGGTGGTGCTCGGCGACGGCGTGCAGCTCCCGCCCGGGGACTACAGCACGACCCCCGGCGGCACGCTCTTCAGCACCACCCCAGGAG GTACCAGGATCATCTATGACCGGAAATTCCTGATGGAGTGTCGGAACTCACCTGTGACCAAAACACCCCCGAGGGATCTGCCCACCATTCCCGGGGTCACCAGCCCTTCCAGTGATGAGCCCCCCACAGAAGCCAGCCAGAGCCACCTGCGCAATAGCCCAGAAGATAAGCGGGCAGGCG GCGAAGAGTCACAGTTTGAGATGGACATTTAA